In one window of Meiothermus sp. DNA:
- a CDS encoding BTAD domain-containing putative transcriptional regulator — protein MLQIELLGSPKLRCEERELDPPRKVVALLAFLALEGRQPRHRLVELLWGGHAESRGQHNLRQTLYRLSNSPLGAYIHAGREQIELIQFELDVQRFLSQVEAQHWPEALATYKGDFLQGLELEEETYSDWLWRWRERLGRLWVVALGGRAKQLEADGKIQLALELYQELIRHDELQEHFHREAMRLYALLGQTEGALQQYKRLCEVLRRELALEPLPETQALAEQIRRRKPTARVRPEAPSSPHFNPPLVGRASALEQLEAAWQHQNILLIAGPAGVGKSRLAKELLADKGPYITLSGQPGDGPTPYASMTRWVRQALSTKPDLQPKSWIRLEASRLVPELCETPPPPLDESTLVRFFSGLVELMIQAHGSTVFLSEDEHYSDPWSLRALAVGLEQRGALARLVVTVRPDEVGPEVARRYQDWRNGQRAAWLELEPLSELEVAELIAHLSGRPSRLFPQRVYRATSGNPLFVLETLRSLFESGELRLEEGGVWKTPYDESTHDYTELPIAPSVRQAILGRLEHQGAAVRRSLEVAALVGEETFDSHLLAQASALSDWEVCEALEQACQYHLLKNTPQGYRFTHDLIARTIAETLQPDRRKLISARLAQHFAQQAVHPAQVAGYFQMAGQSEQAAVWWRRAALQTHGLGAYQEADGYFLRTLEILPPEHPQRFEALNQRFYLSRQVGHAGPKEQLAQLEEMQQIAQTPLQRSSVWFYRGMVLDDQYDLAGAMEASRRAYAYALEVSPAEAFYPLVFVTHYQRDLGLLQEAHQDGLEALKLAQSLTPHHQIEARLCHSLTLMLQERPTEALDWVEQAEGLMRQHSPAPSGFWLLQERIGMVRARVHLSQGCYAKAIGETEDILQKARQGGVQRQELIALLVRAEAWLGLGQTTEATRDLERALELSENLQWGAPEVKHLYAELELAQHNPKAALRLAQEALETACSETQKINLLYSRGGAWLALKERAKARADLEQALALHGGIVRFRSVGEQALRARLAMTFE, from the coding sequence ATGCTGCAAATTGAGCTACTGGGTTCTCCCAAACTGCGCTGCGAAGAGCGGGAACTGGATCCGCCGCGCAAGGTGGTTGCATTGCTGGCCTTTCTAGCCCTCGAGGGCCGCCAGCCCCGCCATCGGTTGGTTGAGCTGCTGTGGGGAGGCCACGCAGAGAGCCGAGGGCAGCACAATCTGCGGCAGACGCTGTATCGGCTGAGCAACAGCCCCTTGGGGGCCTACATCCATGCCGGACGTGAGCAGATCGAGCTGATCCAGTTTGAGCTGGACGTACAGCGCTTTTTGTCCCAGGTCGAGGCGCAACACTGGCCCGAGGCGCTAGCAACCTACAAAGGCGATTTTTTGCAAGGCTTGGAGCTGGAAGAGGAAACCTACAGCGACTGGCTATGGCGCTGGCGCGAGCGGCTGGGGCGGCTTTGGGTGGTGGCCCTTGGGGGTCGGGCCAAACAGCTCGAGGCCGACGGGAAAATCCAGCTTGCCCTGGAACTTTACCAGGAGCTTATTCGCCACGACGAGCTGCAGGAACATTTTCACCGCGAGGCCATGCGGCTTTATGCGTTGCTCGGGCAGACCGAGGGGGCTCTGCAACAGTACAAGCGGCTGTGTGAGGTGTTGCGGCGGGAGCTGGCCTTAGAACCGCTACCGGAAACCCAGGCCCTGGCCGAGCAGATCCGCCGGCGCAAACCGACCGCTCGGGTGCGACCCGAAGCCCCCAGCAGCCCCCACTTCAACCCACCGCTGGTAGGGCGAGCCTCGGCCCTCGAGCAGCTCGAGGCCGCCTGGCAACACCAAAACATCCTGCTCATCGCCGGCCCGGCAGGGGTGGGCAAGAGCCGTCTGGCCAAAGAATTGCTGGCCGATAAGGGCCCCTACATTACGCTCTCGGGACAACCCGGCGATGGGCCGACCCCCTATGCTTCCATGACCCGCTGGGTGCGCCAGGCCCTGAGCACCAAGCCCGACCTGCAGCCGAAAAGCTGGATACGCCTCGAGGCTTCCCGCCTGGTTCCCGAGTTGTGCGAAACCCCTCCGCCGCCGCTGGACGAAAGCACCCTGGTGCGGTTTTTCTCGGGGCTGGTGGAGTTGATGATACAGGCCCATGGCAGCACGGTTTTTCTCAGTGAGGACGAACACTACAGCGACCCCTGGAGCCTCCGGGCGCTGGCGGTGGGGCTGGAGCAGCGCGGGGCATTGGCTCGGTTGGTGGTCACGGTGCGCCCCGACGAGGTGGGGCCGGAGGTGGCCCGTCGCTATCAAGACTGGCGTAACGGCCAGAGGGCCGCCTGGCTCGAGCTAGAACCCCTGAGCGAGCTCGAGGTGGCCGAACTCATTGCCCACCTTTCCGGGCGGCCATCCCGGCTGTTTCCGCAGCGGGTCTACCGGGCCACCTCGGGCAACCCGCTCTTTGTGCTGGAGACCCTGCGTAGCCTCTTCGAGTCCGGTGAGCTGCGCTTAGAGGAGGGCGGTGTGTGGAAGACCCCTTACGACGAGTCCACCCACGACTACACCGAGCTGCCCATCGCCCCCAGCGTGCGCCAGGCCATCCTGGGCCGCCTCGAGCACCAGGGGGCGGCGGTGCGGCGCAGCCTGGAAGTAGCGGCGCTGGTCGGCGAAGAAACCTTTGACTCCCACCTGCTGGCCCAGGCCAGCGCGCTTTCGGACTGGGAGGTCTGCGAGGCGCTGGAGCAGGCCTGCCAGTATCACCTGCTGAAGAACACGCCCCAGGGCTACCGCTTCACCCACGACCTGATCGCCCGCACCATCGCCGAAACCCTGCAACCCGACCGCCGCAAGCTGATTTCGGCCCGCCTGGCCCAGCACTTTGCCCAGCAGGCGGTACACCCGGCCCAGGTTGCCGGCTATTTCCAAATGGCCGGACAGTCCGAGCAGGCCGCGGTGTGGTGGCGCAGAGCTGCCTTGCAAACCCACGGCTTGGGGGCCTACCAGGAGGCCGACGGGTACTTTTTGCGAACCCTGGAAATTCTGCCCCCCGAACACCCCCAGCGTTTCGAGGCCCTGAACCAGCGCTTTTATTTGAGCCGCCAGGTGGGGCATGCCGGCCCCAAGGAACAACTAGCCCAGCTCGAGGAGATGCAGCAAATCGCCCAAACACCCCTCCAGCGCTCGAGCGTATGGTTCTACCGGGGGATGGTGCTCGACGACCAGTACGACCTAGCCGGCGCCATGGAGGCCAGCCGGCGGGCCTACGCGTATGCCCTCGAGGTCTCCCCTGCCGAGGCCTTCTACCCGCTGGTTTTTGTGACCCACTACCAGCGCGACCTAGGGCTCTTACAAGAAGCCCACCAGGACGGACTCGAGGCGCTCAAGCTGGCGCAAAGCCTCACGCCCCATCACCAGATCGAGGCCCGGCTTTGCCATAGCCTGACCCTGATGCTTCAGGAACGGCCTACCGAGGCCCTGGACTGGGTCGAGCAGGCCGAGGGCCTGATGCGGCAGCACAGCCCGGCCCCCTCAGGCTTCTGGCTCTTGCAAGAGCGCATTGGGATGGTGCGGGCGCGGGTGCATCTGAGCCAGGGTTGCTACGCCAAAGCCATTGGCGAGACCGAGGACATCCTCCAAAAAGCCAGGCAGGGTGGGGTGCAACGCCAGGAGCTGATAGCCCTATTGGTGCGGGCCGAGGCCTGGCTGGGGCTGGGCCAGACCACCGAGGCCACGCGGGATCTGGAGCGGGCCTTAGAGCTCTCAGAAAACCTCCAGTGGGGCGCCCCCGAGGTCAAACATCTTTACGCCGAGCTCGAGCTGGCCCAGCACAACCCCAAAGCCGCCCTGCGTCTGGCCCAGGAGGCCCTCGAAACCGCCTGTAGCGAGACCCAGAAAATAAACCTCCTTTACAGCCGAGGCGGGGCCTGGCTGGCGCTGAAGGAGCGGGCTAAGGCCCGAGCCGACCTCGAGCAAGCCCTTGCGCTGCACGGCGGCATCGTCCGGTTCCGCAGCGTCGGCGAGCAAGCCCTCCGGGCCCGGCTGGCAATGACGTTCGAGTGA
- the xdhC gene encoding xanthine dehydrogenase accessory protein XdhC, with protein MQWFEQLARLTEQKEPLVLVTLVSVRGHAPREAGAKMLVTAEAVYGTIGGGNLEATAIALAHKMLEGPGHTPQLHTLRLTENAPAEHGVQCCGGEVQILLEAVTPARPTVAIFGVGHVGLALAKVLSMLPIELWLVDSRAEMLSEERLNPLYREQARIRVFQAPILDSIVNDLPAGAHLVIMTHDHAEDLFVLEAALRRGELGFIGLIGSAVKWRNFQHKLLQQGLSQADLARVTCPIGLPITKSKAPQAIAIATAGQLLPLLQSDGSEAQNPEPKAAVAPRASE; from the coding sequence ATGCAGTGGTTTGAGCAGCTCGCCCGCCTGACTGAGCAAAAAGAGCCGCTGGTGCTGGTCACGCTAGTCTCGGTGCGGGGCCATGCGCCCCGCGAGGCCGGAGCCAAAATGTTGGTGACGGCTGAGGCCGTCTACGGAACCATTGGCGGGGGGAACCTCGAGGCCACCGCCATTGCCCTGGCCCACAAGATGCTGGAGGGCCCAGGCCACACGCCACAACTGCACACCCTGCGCCTGACCGAAAACGCCCCCGCCGAACACGGGGTGCAGTGCTGTGGGGGTGAGGTGCAGATCCTGCTCGAGGCGGTGACGCCAGCCCGCCCCACCGTGGCCATTTTTGGGGTGGGGCATGTGGGGCTGGCCCTGGCCAAGGTGCTCTCGATGCTGCCCATCGAACTGTGGCTGGTGGACTCGAGGGCCGAGATGCTCTCAGAAGAGCGTCTGAACCCCCTCTATCGGGAACAGGCTCGCATACGGGTGTTTCAGGCCCCCATCCTGGACAGCATCGTGAACGACCTGCCCGCAGGGGCGCACCTGGTCATCATGACCCACGACCACGCCGAGGATTTGTTCGTGCTCGAGGCCGCTTTGCGCCGGGGTGAGCTGGGCTTTATCGGCCTGATCGGCTCGGCGGTCAAGTGGCGTAACTTTCAGCACAAACTGCTGCAGCAGGGCTTGTCTCAGGCCGACCTGGCCCGTGTCACCTGTCCTATTGGACTACCAATCACCAAAAGCAAGGCCCCACAGGCCATTGCCATTGCCACCGCGGGCCAGTTGTTGCCCTTGCTGCAAAGCGATGGGAGCGAGGCGCAAAACCCGGAGCCGAAAGCTGCAGTAGCCCCGAGAGCTAGCGAGTGA
- the xdhB gene encoding xanthine dehydrogenase molybdopterin binding subunit gives MKVVGKAIPHESAREHVTGRALYTDDLLPRYPNALHAWPVQAPHAHARIVRLDVQPAYAVPGVVRVLTAPDVPGLNDSGLKQDEPLFPTEVMYSGQAVCWVLAESEESARLGAARVAVEYEPLPAILSIREAIAQGSFQGATLHAKRGDVQQGLLESARVLEGELELGGQEHFYLETQSSLAVLDETDHLLVHASTQHPSETQEIVAQVLGLPRNRVTVQCVRMGGGFGGKEVQANPFAAIAALGAYLTRRPVRVRLNRLQDITLTGKRHPFYARWKVGFSEDGVLQALQMELFSDGGWSQDLSEPVMARAVCHADNAYYIPHMDVKGRVCKTHKTSQTAFRGFGGPQGMVFIEEVVDRVARSLGLPPEVVRERNFYRAEGTGYRAGEGRISETGARSPEPAPPSTTHYGQAVKDVERIRLIWDELKQSAEFDRRRREVSEFNVQSPHRKRGLAITPVKFGISFNLTAFNQAGALVLVYQDGSVQVNHGGTEMGQGLFTKIQQIAAQTLGVPLESIRLMPTRTDKVPNTSATAASTGADLNGGAVRDACEKIKARLAGVAAQKLGVHPADVVFEDGQAWSIWKPEERLGFAEVVKAAYAQRIQLFADGFYRTPGLHWDKTRMWGKPFHYFAFGAAVSEVEVDGFTGQYTLRRVDILHDVGDSLSPLVDLGQVEGGFIQGVGWLTLEDLRWDARGQVATRSASTYKLPSFSELPEVFHVRLLPRATEPGVVYGSKAVGEPPLMLAISVREALRDAVAAFGRGGVVELASPATPEAVYWAIEKVREQALVSGD, from the coding sequence ATGAAGGTGGTGGGCAAGGCCATTCCCCACGAATCGGCCCGCGAGCACGTGACGGGGCGGGCGCTCTACACCGACGACCTGCTGCCGCGCTACCCCAATGCCCTGCACGCCTGGCCGGTTCAGGCCCCTCATGCCCACGCCCGTATTGTGCGGCTCGATGTTCAGCCTGCGTATGCCGTGCCGGGGGTGGTGCGGGTGCTCACGGCCCCGGATGTACCGGGCCTCAACGACTCGGGCCTCAAGCAGGACGAACCGCTGTTTCCCACCGAGGTGATGTACTCTGGCCAGGCGGTCTGTTGGGTGCTGGCGGAAAGCGAGGAGTCCGCCCGGCTGGGGGCCGCTCGAGTAGCGGTGGAGTATGAGCCGCTGCCCGCCATCCTGAGCATTCGGGAGGCCATAGCCCAGGGGAGTTTTCAGGGCGCAACGCTTCACGCCAAGCGCGGGGATGTGCAGCAGGGTCTTCTGGAATCGGCGCGGGTGCTCGAGGGGGAGCTCGAGCTCGGCGGGCAGGAGCACTTCTACCTCGAGACCCAGTCCTCCCTGGCGGTACTCGACGAGACCGACCACCTGCTGGTACATGCCTCCACCCAGCACCCTTCAGAAACCCAGGAGATCGTGGCCCAGGTGCTGGGCCTGCCGCGCAATCGGGTCACGGTGCAGTGCGTGCGCATGGGCGGGGGCTTCGGCGGCAAGGAAGTACAGGCCAACCCCTTTGCGGCCATAGCGGCCCTGGGGGCCTACCTGACCCGCCGCCCGGTGCGGGTGCGGCTCAACCGGCTTCAGGACATCACCCTCACCGGCAAGCGCCACCCCTTTTATGCCCGCTGGAAGGTGGGTTTTTCCGAAGACGGTGTGCTCCAGGCCCTCCAGATGGAGCTCTTTTCCGACGGCGGCTGGTCGCAAGACCTGAGCGAGCCGGTGATGGCCCGGGCGGTCTGCCATGCCGACAACGCCTACTACATCCCCCACATGGACGTTAAGGGCCGGGTCTGCAAGACCCATAAGACCTCGCAGACCGCCTTCCGGGGTTTTGGGGGGCCGCAGGGTATGGTCTTCATCGAAGAGGTCGTAGACCGCGTGGCCCGCAGCCTGGGCCTGCCGCCGGAGGTGGTGCGGGAGCGGAACTTCTACCGGGCTGAGGGTACCGGGTACCGGGCAGGGGAGGGGCGCATCTCGGAAACCGGAGCCCGGAGCCCGGAGCCTGCACCCCCCTCCACCACCCACTACGGCCAGGCGGTGAAGGATGTGGAGCGCATCCGGCTCATCTGGGACGAGCTCAAACAAAGCGCCGAGTTCGACCGCCGCCGGCGGGAAGTATCCGAGTTCAACGTCCAGAGCCCCCACCGCAAGCGGGGCCTGGCCATCACCCCGGTCAAGTTCGGTATCTCCTTCAACCTGACCGCTTTCAACCAGGCCGGGGCGCTGGTGCTGGTCTACCAGGATGGCTCGGTGCAGGTCAACCACGGCGGCACCGAGATGGGCCAGGGGCTTTTCACCAAGATTCAGCAGATTGCTGCCCAGACCCTGGGTGTGCCGCTGGAATCCATCCGCCTGATGCCCACCCGCACCGACAAGGTGCCCAATACCTCGGCCACCGCCGCCTCCACCGGGGCCGACCTGAACGGGGGAGCCGTGCGCGATGCCTGCGAGAAAATCAAGGCCCGGCTGGCCGGGGTAGCGGCCCAGAAACTGGGTGTTCACCCTGCCGACGTGGTGTTTGAAGACGGCCAGGCCTGGAGCATCTGGAAGCCTGAGGAGCGGCTGGGCTTTGCCGAAGTGGTGAAGGCCGCCTATGCCCAGCGGATACAGCTTTTTGCCGATGGCTTTTACCGCACGCCGGGGCTCCACTGGGACAAAACCCGCATGTGGGGTAAACCCTTTCACTACTTTGCTTTTGGCGCGGCGGTGAGTGAGGTAGAAGTGGACGGTTTTACGGGTCAGTACACCCTGCGCCGGGTGGACATTCTGCACGACGTGGGCGACTCGCTCTCCCCGCTGGTGGACCTGGGCCAGGTGGAGGGGGGTTTTATCCAGGGTGTGGGCTGGCTTACGCTGGAGGACCTGCGCTGGGATGCCAGGGGCCAGGTAGCCACCCGCTCGGCCAGCACCTACAAGCTGCCCAGTTTTTCCGAGCTACCCGAGGTCTTCCACGTGCGGCTTCTGCCGCGGGCCACTGAGCCGGGGGTGGTGTACGGCTCCAAGGCCGTGGGGGAGCCCCCGCTGATGCTGGCCATCTCGGTACGCGAAGCCCTGCGCGACGCTGTGGCGGCTTTTGGAAGGGGGGGTGTGGTAGAACTGGCCTCGCCCGCCACGCCCGAGGCGGTCTACTGGGCCATCGAGAAGGTGCGGGAACAGGCCCTGGTCTCGGGGGATTGA
- a CDS encoding ABC transporter permease codes for MEEIVNALARALSFGTPLLIACLGAILNERAGVVNLGVEGMMALGALAGFAVAFGGGVGDGNLWLAVLAAMLAGGVAALLHGFVTITLQANQFVSGLALTMVGLGTAGLLGKRFEGQPLFNQPPEWPFTLGAVGLAVLLTFVFYATRLGLSLRSVGENPAAADLLGLNVSVVRYAAVVAGGALAGLAGAYLSLVYRPSWTDGMTAGLGWIAVALVIFVGWSPLRAVFGAIFFGLLYYLQFRLQGQAAIPSEVFASLPYLLVILVLALSGLRGQQGNAPEALGKPYRRGER; via the coding sequence ATGGAAGAAATCGTCAATGCGCTGGCTCGAGCCCTCTCCTTTGGCACCCCTTTGCTCATTGCCTGCCTGGGGGCCATCCTGAACGAGCGGGCCGGGGTGGTCAACCTGGGCGTAGAGGGCATGATGGCCCTGGGGGCCCTGGCGGGGTTTGCGGTGGCCTTTGGTGGCGGGGTAGGCGATGGCAACCTCTGGCTGGCTGTGCTGGCGGCCATGCTGGCCGGGGGGGTGGCCGCCTTGCTGCATGGCTTCGTGACCATTACCCTCCAGGCCAACCAGTTTGTTTCGGGGCTGGCCTTGACCATGGTGGGCCTGGGCACTGCGGGTCTTTTGGGCAAGCGTTTCGAGGGGCAGCCCCTCTTTAACCAGCCCCCCGAGTGGCCTTTTACCCTGGGGGCGGTGGGGTTGGCGGTTTTGCTGACGTTTGTGTTCTACGCCACCCGGCTGGGCCTGTCGCTACGCTCGGTAGGGGAGAACCCCGCCGCCGCCGACCTGTTGGGGCTCAATGTGTCGGTGGTGCGCTACGCGGCGGTGGTCGCCGGGGGTGCCCTGGCGGGGCTGGCCGGGGCCTACCTCTCGCTGGTCTACCGCCCCTCCTGGACCGATGGCATGACGGCCGGGCTCGGCTGGATTGCGGTGGCGCTGGTGATTTTTGTGGGCTGGAGCCCTCTCCGGGCGGTATTTGGGGCCATTTTCTTTGGGCTGTTGTACTATCTTCAGTTCAGGTTGCAGGGCCAGGCCGCCATTCCCTCGGAGGTGTTTGCGAGCCTGCCCTACCTTCTGGTTATACTTGTGCTGGCTTTGTCAGGGCTGCGCGGGCAGCAAGGCAACGCCCCTGAAGCGCTGGGAAAGCCCTATCGGCGGGGCGAACGCTAA
- a CDS encoding ABC transporter ATP-binding protein, protein MGEPLLQLKNITKRFPGVVANDGVSLEIYPGEVLALLGENGAGKSTLVSILYGLYHPDEGEMLVEGRPVRIASPLDALRLGIGLVPQHPTLVSRHTVAENLALGIGSPLLPAQRIGPLVERLAQGYGLEVDPKARVAQLSPGEKQRVEIVRALLRGAKVLILDEPTSVLTPQEAEALFRVMRELKAAGKSLIFISHKLEEVLSIADRCVVLRRGRVVGSLPTCEASKTRLAELMVGKNISFERKRKAVPLGEAVLEVENLQARSSRNLPALRGVSFKLRRGEILGIAGVAGNGQSELVEVLAGLRTAEAGSVKLQGQPLPAHPARLFDLGVAHIPEDRLHMGTVPSMNVAENLALRTFDRPPLARGALLNPAAFLAQAEAQVRAYAIATPSLHTPSRLLSGGNIQKVILARELAGEPQLILAVHPTYGLDIGATEQVHQVLLEKTQQGAAVLLVSEDLEELLSLSDHIGVLYRGALKGPFAAEQVSREAVGLWMTGGAA, encoded by the coding sequence ATGGGTGAGCCCCTGTTGCAACTCAAAAACATCACCAAACGCTTTCCCGGGGTGGTCGCCAACGATGGGGTGAGCCTCGAGATCTATCCCGGCGAGGTGTTGGCCCTTTTGGGCGAGAACGGGGCGGGCAAGTCCACCCTGGTTTCTATCCTCTATGGCCTTTACCACCCCGACGAGGGCGAGATGCTTGTAGAGGGCCGGCCGGTTCGCATCGCCTCGCCCTTAGACGCCCTTCGGCTCGGCATTGGGCTGGTGCCCCAGCACCCCACCCTGGTCAGCCGCCACACGGTTGCGGAGAACCTGGCTCTGGGTATAGGCAGCCCCCTGCTGCCGGCGCAGCGCATCGGGCCCCTGGTGGAGCGGCTGGCCCAGGGCTACGGCCTGGAGGTAGACCCTAAGGCCCGGGTGGCCCAGCTTTCGCCCGGCGAGAAACAGCGGGTCGAGATTGTGCGGGCCTTGCTGCGGGGGGCCAAGGTGCTCATCCTGGACGAGCCGACCAGCGTGCTCACCCCGCAGGAGGCCGAGGCTTTGTTCCGGGTGATGCGCGAGCTGAAGGCGGCGGGCAAGTCCTTGATATTTATCTCCCACAAGCTCGAGGAGGTGCTCTCCATTGCTGACCGCTGTGTGGTGCTGCGCCGGGGGCGGGTGGTGGGCAGCCTGCCTACCTGCGAGGCCAGCAAAACCAGGCTGGCCGAGTTAATGGTGGGGAAAAACATTAGTTTCGAGCGTAAACGAAAAGCGGTTCCGCTGGGGGAGGCGGTGCTCGAGGTTGAAAACTTGCAGGCCCGCTCGAGCCGCAACCTTCCGGCTTTGCGGGGGGTTTCCTTCAAGCTCCGCCGGGGGGAGATTCTGGGCATCGCCGGGGTGGCAGGCAACGGCCAAAGCGAGCTGGTGGAGGTGCTGGCGGGCTTGCGCACGGCCGAGGCTGGCTCGGTAAAACTCCAGGGCCAGCCTTTGCCAGCCCACCCGGCCCGCCTCTTCGATCTGGGGGTGGCCCACATTCCAGAAGACCGCCTGCATATGGGCACGGTGCCCAGCATGAACGTGGCCGAGAACCTGGCCTTGCGCACCTTCGACCGCCCCCCCCTGGCGCGAGGCGCCCTGCTGAACCCGGCAGCCTTCCTGGCCCAGGCCGAGGCACAGGTGCGGGCCTATGCCATTGCCACCCCCAGCCTGCACACGCCCTCGAGGCTTCTTTCGGGCGGCAACATCCAGAAGGTCATCCTGGCCCGCGAGCTGGCCGGGGAGCCCCAACTCATCCTGGCCGTCCACCCCACCTATGGCCTCGACATTGGCGCGACCGAGCAGGTACACCAGGTCTTGCTGGAAAAAACCCAGCAGGGGGCGGCGGTGCTTCTGGTTTCGGAAGACCTGGAAGAACTGCTTTCGCTCTCCGACCACATCGGGGTGCTCTACCGCGGCGCACTGAAAGGGCCATTTGCCGCCGAGCAGGTCTCCCGTGAGGCAGTGGGCCTCTGGATGACCGGGGGTGCAGCGTGA
- a CDS encoding ABC transporter permease gives MRLEPLPSASPWRVLGVTLLALGLAFILVGTVFWVYGQNPLEVYRAMFAGTLLEAKGWQEIFRRSIPLLLIGVGLTLAFRTQFYNIGAEGQVLLGAVLAAGVALFLPLPPPLSLPVMVLAGALGGALWCGLAAWLRLRFSVNEILSTLMLNYVAQHLVIFLINGPWRGKDVRGYIYSDRFAEYQQLPVWPGSSVHWPTLLLGVLLALLLQFLLFRTTLGFRLRIVGENPGAARYLGLAQGRLLLLLALITGGLAGLAGVGEIAGIHHRLIEPSQLSSGYGFTAIIVAWLARGQPALVLLTAPLMGLVLAGGDLLKVSFNMPFRIVDVFSGIILFCLIGSELFLRYRLRR, from the coding sequence GTGAGGCTCGAGCCTTTGCCCAGCGCCTCGCCCTGGCGGGTGCTGGGGGTTACGCTGCTGGCCCTGGGGCTGGCTTTTATACTGGTGGGGACGGTGTTTTGGGTCTATGGTCAGAATCCCCTCGAGGTCTACCGGGCCATGTTTGCGGGCACGCTGCTGGAAGCCAAGGGCTGGCAGGAGATTTTCCGGCGCAGCATCCCCCTGCTTCTCATTGGGGTGGGCCTGACCCTGGCCTTTCGTACCCAGTTCTATAACATCGGGGCAGAGGGCCAGGTTTTGCTGGGGGCGGTGCTGGCCGCCGGGGTGGCGCTTTTCCTGCCTCTGCCCCCTCCTTTGAGCCTGCCGGTCATGGTTCTGGCCGGAGCCCTGGGCGGGGCGCTGTGGTGCGGTCTGGCGGCCTGGCTGCGCCTGCGCTTCAGCGTGAACGAAATCCTCTCCACCCTAATGCTCAACTATGTGGCCCAGCACCTGGTTATCTTCCTGATCAATGGCCCCTGGCGGGGCAAGGACGTGCGGGGTTACATCTACTCCGACCGCTTTGCCGAGTACCAGCAGCTTCCGGTCTGGCCCGGCTCGAGCGTTCACTGGCCCACCCTGCTTTTGGGTGTACTGCTGGCCCTGCTGCTGCAGTTCCTGCTTTTCCGCACCACCCTGGGCTTCCGCCTGCGCATCGTGGGCGAGAACCCCGGGGCAGCGCGCTATCTGGGCCTGGCCCAGGGGCGGCTCCTGCTTCTGCTGGCCCTGATCACCGGGGGCCTGGCCGGGCTGGCCGGGGTGGGGGAGATTGCGGGCATCCACCACCGCCTGATTGAGCCCAGCCAGCTTTCCTCCGGCTACGGCTTCACCGCCATCATCGTGGCCTGGCTGGCCCGTGGACAACCGGCCCTGGTGCTCCTTACGGCCCCCCTGATGGGTCTGGTGCTGGCCGGGGGCGATCTTCTGAAGGTGAGCTTTAACATGCCCTTTCGAATAGTGGACGTGTTTAGCGGGATTATTCTATTTTGTCTGATCGGTTCCGAACTCTTTTTGCGCTACCGTCTGCGAAGGTAA